The sequence TTTTTCCGAATTGCTAGCAGAAAGAAAAATAGACCATGCTGCTGTTTATGCAGAAGCGGCTAACAGGCATGCCGATATTGCTGCCTTTCGTAAGAAAAAACACAACTTGCTATTAACCACAACGATTTTAGAACGTGGCGTTACGGTTGAAAATGTCCAAGTTGCTGTACTTGGGTCAGAAGACCGAATTTTTACCGCTGCCTGTTTAACGCAAATTAGCGGACGTGTAGGACGAAAGGCTCATTTCCACTCAGGCGATATTGTTTTTTGGCATTATGGACGAACGAAAGCGATGCTACAAGCTATTCAGCACATTAAGCAAATGAATAAGGAGGCGTTTGCGTGAACCATTGTCTTCTATGCGGGAGCACCTATTGGGAAAGATTGTCGCTGGCGAGGTTGGTTGTTGCCGAACGAGAACATCTATGTGGAAATTGTGCAAGGAAGCTTGAACCAGTCAAATCCGGCTGTAGAAAATGCGGCAAATGGTGTGGAGGCAGCGAACAAAATTGTTGCTTGGACTGCAAGTTATGGAAAGCGATGCATAAAGATGACCCGCTTGCTCGTAATTGCTCCCTTTACTACTATAATCCCTTTCTAAAAGAGCTACTGTCGGCTTATAAGTATCGTGGGGACGCTGCTTTGGCGCAAATGTTCGCCAGTCAGCTAAAACAAGCGATACGCCGCGAGTTTCGGTGCCATTCATTAACGTATGTGCCACTCAGTGCAGACCGTTTGCAAGAGAGGGGCTTTAATCAGTCGGAACTGCTGTTGACGGCAAGTGGGCTCCCAGCATCACCAGTATTGGCGCGGGTCGACCAAGCACCAGCAAAACAGAGTAAAAAGACCCGTGAAAATCGAATCAAATCTTATAAAAAGAATCCTTTTTGCATGATAAGCCGTAAAACAAGCGATATTGCTGGTAAAGATTTTTTAGTTGTAGACGATATATATACTACAGGCACGACTGTACGGCAAGCGGCAGCGATTTTGCTAGCACACGGCGCCAAGTCCGTTTCTTCATTAACGGTAGCACGGGCGAAATAGGCAGGCAAAGTCGGTGCAAGCTTTGCTAAAATAGACTTAAACTGGTTTTAAGATCATCGTAGCAATCAAGTACAAATGAATTTGATTCAGGTAGGGGAAGAAAATGGCTGAATTAGCAAATTGTCAAAAATGCGGCGCAGTTTTTGTGAAGAACATTCATTCGATTTGCCGCTCTTGCCATGAAGAGGAAGAGCGCTGTTTTCAAAAAGTGAACCAGTTTTTGCGGAAACGGGAAAATCGGTCTGCGACAAAACAAGAAGTCGTAGATGGGACTGGGGTAAGCTATGATATGGTGCAGACGCTCATCCGAAAAGGACGCTTGCAGCTTCGCCATTTCCCGAATTTATATAATATATGCGAGCGATGCAAACAGCGAACGAAGGAACCGTGGATTTGCCACTCCTGCAGAGAAGAAATGAAGCGGGATTTGGCAAATAGCGGACAACAATCAAAGCCAGCGAAACGCATCGACGGGGAGCAAAGATCCTCTTATCGATTGCAAGAAACGCTTCATAAAAAAAATGAGTAGCAAAGGTGGCGGTAACATGAAAATCAATTCTTCTCAATCGATGATTCCCCACGCCGTTTATAAAGCAACAATGGCAAAGGTGACACCGGAAGAGCATCAACTAGCTAAAAAAGACCAAGTTGAAATCTCGTCTGATGCCCGAAAGCTAAATGAGGAAATTACAGCTGCTAAAGAACAACGAATTCAAGAGCTAAAAACACAAATCGAAAACGGCACCTATGAACTGGATCCTGAAAAAACAGCAGAAGCCATTTTACGGTCATGGACAAAAGGCGGAAAATAATGGAACAATCAGCAGAGAAAACGCTTAAAAACTTGTTACATGTCCAAAAAGAACTGCTTGCAAGCGCACAAAAAAAGCGGCAAGCGTTGATTCAAAATCAAGTGGAGCAGCTGGCGCAGCTGACGGGAACAGAGAGTTCGCTTATATCTAAAAGCCGTTTGTTGGAAAAAGCGCTCGCTGAAGCGTTAAACGGAAAAACGTTATCTGAAATCGCCATACAAGACGAAGAATGGCAAGTTCTACAAACGCAATTAACAGAAGTTGTCCAACAGTTAAAAGCCGAAAATGAACAAAACCAAAAACTATTGATGGATTCGATCGCTTTCGTCCAAGGGACGTTGCAGTTCATGCAGCCGAAAGGCGATGCTACAACTTACACCAAAGATGCTGTGGCAACAGGGAAGACGAAAGCAGTGTTCGATTCAAAAGCGTAAAGGAGAAGTTATGTCTACATTTTTTGGAATGGAAACGATGCGCAGGGCAGTCAACACAAATCGAACTGCGATACAAACAGTAGGAAACAATGTGGCTAACGTCAACACGCCTGGTTACTCAAGGCAGCGTGTCAATTTGCAAGCGACAGGAGGGTACCCAGCAACGGGCGTTTGGACTCAGCCAGCTATGAACGGGAGAGTTGGTTCAGGCGTACAAGTGACAGGCATCGAACGGATACGCGACCAATTGCTAGACCGCCAATACCGTGCTGAAGCGCATGTCGAAGGTGCCGCTTTCATTCAATATAAAATATTGGAACGTATGGAAGACCTCTATAATGAAGCGCCTTCAGACACGACTACGAGCAGGTTATCAGATCAATTCGCGTCTTTTTGGAATGGTTGGAAAGAACTTGCTTCCGGGAAAGATAGCCAAGCGGTTTTGCTCGAACAAGGGAAAGCTGTCACGGATGCATTTACTCATTTGCAGGACTCTTTTCAAACAGAAATGGACATGTTGGAGACGGAAGCAGAGTTAACGACTGCTAAAGTCAACCAAATCCTTGAACAACTGCATGCAACGAACAAAGACATCATTGCTGCTGAATCTTCGGGGCAAGTTCCAAATGAATTGTATGATGTCCAAGACAGATTGCTTGACCAACTTTCTAGCCTTGTGCCCATTCAAGTAAGTCGTTCCCCTAAGCCTCCTGAGCATGCGGCCACTGGTGCTGAAGGGCCATATAAAGTAGAGCTAAAACTTGGCGGAAGCGAAACGATCACGTTAGTCGATGCGACGGAAGAAGCGCCGCAATTGTTGACGCTCGAAGATGGAATGCAATGGACGGTTGGTGACAGCAACCAACCATTTACGTATAACGGTGCAGGCGGCGGCGAGTTGGTTGGATTGCAAAAAGCCCATGAACGAGTCGGTCAAGAACTTGAAGATATAAAAGCGTTGGCACAAACATTCGCTAAAGAAGTGAACCAGATCTATGCGTTTGCTTATTCTGAACAGGGTGGATTCGGGCAAGAGTTTTTTACCATTCATCTTGATGACTCAGGCGCTTTTTCTCACATCAGTGTCAACAGTGAATTAAGCAACAATCCAAAAGCATTAGCGACAGCAAGGTTTAATGAAGAAGGAATTAAACCAGAATACCAAGACGAGTTTGCGGAAAAGTGGGCAGCTTGGGAAAACGATAAAGACAATGAAGAGGCATTTCGTGATTTGCTTGCGTTTTTAAATGAGGCGGACCACTATGTTGATGGCAAAATGATTATTGAGGGAAATGTCGATGTGGCAAAAGAAATTAGTCGTCTAGAGGACTCTGCCGCTATTATCGGTAAATATAAGGATATGATGGGCAAGCTCGGTGTGGAAACGAAAGCGCAGCGTGATCTGACAGAGGCCTCTAACGCACGCCTAGCCAATACAGAATCAAACCGGATGGCAGTTAGCGGCGTTTCCCTTGATGAAGAGATGTCGCTGTTGATCCAGTTTCAGCATGCTTACAATGCTGCTGCTAGGGCCATGACAGCGATGGACGAAATGCTTGACCAGATTATTAATCGTTTAGGCGTCGTTGGGCGTTAAAAGGAGGAGTTTTATATGCGCGTAACACAAGGCATGATGACGGCGAACTCGCTTCGTTATTCCCAGAGTAGTTATCAACGGCTTTCTACTTTATATGACCAAATAAGTGCACAAAAGAAAATTACCCGCTTTTCCCAAGACCCCGTTGTGGCAGCGAAAAGCATGCAGCACCGTCAATCGCTCGCACAAATGGAACAATACAAGCGAAATGTCAATGAAGCTCATAGTTGGCTAAATCAAGGGGATACCTCCTTAAAGGAAGTATCCAGCATTTTAAAACGTGTACGCGAACTTGCCGTCACTGGCTCTACTGATGGGTATGGCGAGGAAGAACGCAAAAACATTGCTCATGAACTAGAAGAACTGCGTAATCATCTGATCACAGTAGCGAATGCAAATGTTAACGGCAAATATATTTTTAATGGCAGTGATACAGACAATCCACCAGTACAAGAATTATCGCCGTCGAAACTGAACGGTGAAAAACTTGATAACGTAAAAATTACATACGATGGCCAAATCTATGATTATGACGCTGATGCTGGCCATTTTGTTGCCAGTGGCGGAGACGATACGCTTGTCCTCAATGGCGAAGCCATTGAAACAGGTACTGGAGACGTTGTCGCTGAAAAAGACATGTTGATTATGAGGATATCGACAAATCAACAAGACGTTTCTTTTGAACTGCAAAAAGGCGTTGAAATCCAAGTCAATACGGATGCGCGAAAGCTTTTTTCAGACGAGTTATACAGCGATTTTTTTATGTTTGAACAAGCATTGCTTGATCCAGAAACGACAGCCGAAGATCTAGGGGAATTTATAAGTAAAATCGATGCCCATTTGCGCAATGCGGCAGATGTTCACGGGCAGCTCGGTGCAAGGATGAACCGTGTTGATCTCATGGAAGACCGCCTTGGTCAACAGGAATATTTTGTGAAAGAAACAAAATCAATGAACGAAGATCTTGATCTATCTGAAGCAATTATGAAACTTCTTGTAGCTGAAGGTGTCCATAATGCCGCGCTTGCGGTTACTGCACGAATTATTCAACCTTCGCTCCTTGATTTTTTGCGGTAAGGTGGGATTCGTTTGCAGCTTGAGACCAGTTATTTAGGCACAGTCG is a genomic window of Shouchella clausii containing:
- a CDS encoding ComF family protein, with product MNHCLLCGSTYWERLSLARLVVAEREHLCGNCARKLEPVKSGCRKCGKWCGGSEQNCCLDCKLWKAMHKDDPLARNCSLYYYNPFLKELLSAYKYRGDAALAQMFASQLKQAIRREFRCHSLTYVPLSADRLQERGFNQSELLLTASGLPASPVLARVDQAPAKQSKKTRENRIKSYKKNPFCMISRKTSDIAGKDFLVVDDIYTTGTTVRQAAAILLAHGAKSVSSLTVARAK
- a CDS encoding TIGR03826 family flagellar region protein gives rise to the protein MAELANCQKCGAVFVKNIHSICRSCHEEEERCFQKVNQFLRKRENRSATKQEVVDGTGVSYDMVQTLIRKGRLQLRHFPNLYNICERCKQRTKEPWICHSCREEMKRDLANSGQQSKPAKRIDGEQRSSYRLQETLHKKNE
- the flgM gene encoding flagellar biosynthesis anti-sigma factor FlgM: MKINSSQSMIPHAVYKATMAKVTPEEHQLAKKDQVEISSDARKLNEEITAAKEQRIQELKTQIENGTYELDPEKTAEAILRSWTKGGK
- a CDS encoding flagellar protein FlgN; amino-acid sequence: MEQSAEKTLKNLLHVQKELLASAQKKRQALIQNQVEQLAQLTGTESSLISKSRLLEKALAEALNGKTLSEIAIQDEEWQVLQTQLTEVVQQLKAENEQNQKLLMDSIAFVQGTLQFMQPKGDATTYTKDAVATGKTKAVFDSKA
- the flgK gene encoding flagellar hook-associated protein FlgK, encoding MSTFFGMETMRRAVNTNRTAIQTVGNNVANVNTPGYSRQRVNLQATGGYPATGVWTQPAMNGRVGSGVQVTGIERIRDQLLDRQYRAEAHVEGAAFIQYKILERMEDLYNEAPSDTTTSRLSDQFASFWNGWKELASGKDSQAVLLEQGKAVTDAFTHLQDSFQTEMDMLETEAELTTAKVNQILEQLHATNKDIIAAESSGQVPNELYDVQDRLLDQLSSLVPIQVSRSPKPPEHAATGAEGPYKVELKLGGSETITLVDATEEAPQLLTLEDGMQWTVGDSNQPFTYNGAGGGELVGLQKAHERVGQELEDIKALAQTFAKEVNQIYAFAYSEQGGFGQEFFTIHLDDSGAFSHISVNSELSNNPKALATARFNEEGIKPEYQDEFAEKWAAWENDKDNEEAFRDLLAFLNEADHYVDGKMIIEGNVDVAKEISRLEDSAAIIGKYKDMMGKLGVETKAQRDLTEASNARLANTESNRMAVSGVSLDEEMSLLIQFQHAYNAAARAMTAMDEMLDQIINRLGVVGR
- the flgL gene encoding flagellar hook-associated protein FlgL, translating into MRVTQGMMTANSLRYSQSSYQRLSTLYDQISAQKKITRFSQDPVVAAKSMQHRQSLAQMEQYKRNVNEAHSWLNQGDTSLKEVSSILKRVRELAVTGSTDGYGEEERKNIAHELEELRNHLITVANANVNGKYIFNGSDTDNPPVQELSPSKLNGEKLDNVKITYDGQIYDYDADAGHFVASGGDDTLVLNGEAIETGTGDVVAEKDMLIMRISTNQQDVSFELQKGVEIQVNTDARKLFSDELYSDFFMFEQALLDPETTAEDLGEFISKIDAHLRNAADVHGQLGARMNRVDLMEDRLGQQEYFVKETKSMNEDLDLSEAIMKLLVAEGVHNAALAVTARIIQPSLLDFLR